The following is a genomic window from Methylomarinum vadi.
CAGATGGCCGGCGAGGCGCCGAACAGATACAAAATCAGCCATCCCTGACGGAGAAAGTTTCGGATCAGGCCGAAATAGGCATCGGCGATGAATTGCTCCAACGCTAATGGAGAGCCGCTGTGCCGGTGCAGCAGCGGCCACAATGCCTCCGGCACCGAGTAATTGAAATGAATGCCGGCGATCGCCTGCATGGTGCGGCCGTAGCGGTGCCACAGGCCGACCCGGTACACATGTTTCATTTTGCCGATATTGGACGAGCCGTATTCGGCGATGCGGATACTTTCGTCGCCGTTGATGCCGCAGGGCATGCTGGTCGTCAACAGCATTTCGTTATTCAGGTGTTCGTAAACATACTGATGTATGTCGGTTAAATAGCTTAAGGAGTCCCGCACATCGACGAAGGGCGGTGTGATGAATTCGAGCAGCGCTTCGGAGTAATCCGTGGTGATGTGAGGATGAGTCAATGCCGAGCCCAAGGCGGCCGGGTGGTCGGTTTGCGAAATCATGCCGTCGGCGGAAATCCGCAGACTTTCTTTTTCGATTCCCTTCAAACCGCGGCTCAGCAGATGCTGTTGCTGTTGATCGATGAGGTATTGAAGTCGAGCTGGAATTGGCTGTGTGTTTATATTCATTAATGTGGGCATTAGTGCCCTCTAGTCTTGATATAATCGTCCTATTATAAAGGTTCGACTACATTTGAGAAACATTATCAAGAAAGCGATGGAATTGGCCGTCTCCCAGACCCCCGCGGAAATTTTGCATGCCGTTTTCGGTTACGACCGTTTCCGGGGACAACAACAGCAAATTATAGAACAACTGATTGCCGGCCAGGATGTGTTGGTGCTGATGCCGACCGGAGGCGGCAAATCGCTGTGTTATCAGATACCGGCGTTGGTCATGGAAGGTGTCGGCATCGTCGTATCGCCGTTGATTGCATTGATGCAGGACCAAGTCAGCGCCTTGCATCTATTGGGAGTGCGGGCCGCCTTTCTCAATTCCACGTTGAGTTTCGACGACGTGCAGCGCATCGAACGGCAATTGCTGGACGGCGAGCTCGATTTGCTTTATATCGCTCCGGAACGCCTGACGACCGAACGCACCCGCGCTTTATTCGCGCGCCTTAACATTGCCCTGTTCGCGATCGACGAGGCGCATTGCGTGTCGCAATGGGGGCATGATTTCCGCGCCGATTATCTGCAATTGTCCTTGTTGCACGAGCAATTTCCCGGCGTGCCCCGCATCGCGCTGACCGCGACCGCTGATGAGCGCACACGGCAGGAGATCATACAGAGGCTGGCCCTGGAGCAGGCGCAGGTTTTCATCAGCGGTTTCGACCGGCCCAATATCCGCTACCGCATCGTGCAAAAACAGAACGCGCGCCAGCAACTGCTCGGCTTCATTCGCGCCGAACACCAGGGCGATGCCGGCATCGTTTATTGCCTGTCGCGGAAGAAGGTCGAGGACACGGCCAATTGGCTGAACCAAAAGGGAATCAACGCGTTGCCCTACCATGCCGGCATGAGCAACGAGTTGCGGCAGCGCCATCAACATCGCTTTTTGATGGAAGAAGGCTTGGTGATCGTCGCGACCATCGCCTTCGGCATGGGTATCGATAAACCCAACGTGCGCTTCGTCGCCCATCTGGATTTGCCGAAAAGCGTCGAAGCTTATTATCAGGAAACCGGCCGGGCCGGCCGCGACGGGCTACCGGCCAATGCCTGGATGGCATACGGCTTGCAGGATGTCATCACGTTGCGGCAGATGCTGGCCGGATCGAATGCCGATGAAGTGCACAAGCGGGTCGAGTACCACAAGCTCGACGCGATGCTGGCCTTGTGCGAATCGGTCGGCTGTCGCCGCCAGACCTTGTTGGCCTATTTCGGCGATGCGCTGGAACAAGGTTGCGGCAATTGCGATACCTGCCTGGAACCGGTCGAGACCTGGGACGGCACGGTGGCGGCGCAGCAGGCCTTGTCCTGTATTTACCGTACGGGGCAGCGTTTCGGCGTGGGCTATTTGATCGATGTGTTGTTGGGCAAGGCCGACGACAGGGTCAGGAGTTTCGGCCACGATAAGCAGTCCACCTTCGGCATCGGCAGACAACTGGACGAAAAACAATGGCGTTCGGTGTTCCGGCAACTGGTCGCCAAGGGACTGGTCGAAATCGATTTCGAAGGCTATGGCGCATTCAAGCTGACCGAGGCCTGTCGGCCGGTATTGCGCGGCGAGCAGACGCTGATGTTGCGCAAGGATAAGCAACCCGAAAAAAGCAAACGCGAACGCGGGGAGCGACGGGAATTCGGCAATCAAACGGATCAATTGTTATGGAACGCGTTGCGGGCCAGACGGCGTGAGCTGGCCGATGAGCAAGATGTGCCACCTTATGTCATCTTCCATGACGCCACCTTGATGGAGATGCTGGAACGAAAACCACGCGATCATCGACAAATGGCCCTGATTTCCGGCGTCGGCGAAAGAAAATTGGCGCTATACGGCGACGAGTTTCTCGCCGTGATCGATGAGTTTCGCGACGACCGGGGCGACGAACTCGGCGACAGCGTGG
Proteins encoded in this region:
- the recQ gene encoding DNA helicase RecQ, which encodes MELAVSQTPAEILHAVFGYDRFRGQQQQIIEQLIAGQDVLVLMPTGGGKSLCYQIPALVMEGVGIVVSPLIALMQDQVSALHLLGVRAAFLNSTLSFDDVQRIERQLLDGELDLLYIAPERLTTERTRALFARLNIALFAIDEAHCVSQWGHDFRADYLQLSLLHEQFPGVPRIALTATADERTRQEIIQRLALEQAQVFISGFDRPNIRYRIVQKQNARQQLLGFIRAEHQGDAGIVYCLSRKKVEDTANWLNQKGINALPYHAGMSNELRQRHQHRFLMEEGLVIVATIAFGMGIDKPNVRFVAHLDLPKSVEAYYQETGRAGRDGLPANAWMAYGLQDVITLRQMLAGSNADEVHKRVEYHKLDAMLALCESVGCRRQTLLAYFGDALEQGCGNCDTCLEPVETWDGTVAAQQALSCIYRTGQRFGVGYLIDVLLGKADDRVRSFGHDKQSTFGIGRQLDEKQWRSVFRQLVAKGLVEIDFEGYGAFKLTEACRPVLRGEQTLMLRKDKQPEKSKRERGERREFGNQTDQLLWNALRARRRELADEQDVPPYVIFHDATLMEMLERKPRDHRQMALISGVGERKLALYGDEFLAVIDEFRDDRGDELGDSVAESVALFRLGYTVEQVARQRELKPDTIYSHLAHALEEGAVVLADVVALPEAEIRQVEEVILNLPEAQKNALKPVFEHFDGIYSYGVLRCIRANLQRQV